From Platichthys flesus chromosome 19, fPlaFle2.1, whole genome shotgun sequence:
AGCACAATATCTTTCCGGTGTAACTCAGAGGAATACAAATGCAATATGTTGCTCCTATAGATGGAAATCTCCGGCTATGCTTTGTAACCAGGCTTGAAGGAAATTAAATTATTCCCTCCAGATGTCCGAGACTGATCTGTAACTTATAGAAAAGAGCAAATGTAGATGTGTATCTGTTGGAATCATGATGAGGTGTAGCCATTTGTATTTAAAGACGCACCCTGACCCTTGACCCTGTGGGTTCTGGAGCGTGTTCTCCAGACTTAGCACTAGATATGGGTTAGTCTATATAAAAAAGAACTTGCACTAGATATTAGATGTTATAGATTATAGTCAGTATAGAACTacattgttttcttcttttaaatggaTATATTTCTTTTTGGAGTAGTTTCAGTATGTCATTAgaataaatacttttataaACAACCCTCTTCTTTCCttaatcatcataatcatcgCCTGTGATTTATTTGTCAACAAGAATCAGGTTTCAATTAGGAAGACGTCAATAAACAACAAATCTGTTACACTTTTACCCGAAGACGTGAATTTGTGCTTCCATGTGAAAGAATATAAGAAGGCTCCTCTTTGaaacttcctgtctctgctgctgctacgCAGCACTTGGCCACAGCACAGTGAATTCATTGTTTCATCCTCATTCATGCATCATTCACCACAACACACTCTGCTCCTTGACTTCCTCAGCATTCCTTTACTTGTTTTAGCTTTTCTCTCGGCCCCTCATTCTTCTCCCCATCTCCCGTTTTGCACTTCTCGCTGCCACGGCCCTGTTTTCTGGAACCAGCACAGCTGTTTTCCTGGGATTGTTCACATTAACTGTGCCTCCCCCCCTCAATTACCtccttttgttttcactcaGTCCAGGTGTTCTGCTTCCTCAAGCAATGAGACCCAGCACAACTATACTCTCCCAAAATAGCAATAAACTCATGCACCATAGTCATATGTGAAGAAATGTGAGCTTTTCTATCAATTTATTTAAGGCTCTGAGGAtgataatagaaaaaaaacttttcttttttgattttaCCACCAAAGTTAATCCATCTTTGTGCCAAATATTCACAAGATTTTGTTTCAAATACTTCCAGTTGCAGATcccaggttgtttttttttgttaccaaGGTTTATCTAATGGTCTTTTCTGGTGTCACAGTGTGCCAAGGTGAATATTCTATATATAGTTGTATACAGTATAAAGACCTGTAGAAGTTCCCTGAAACTGGAATTCATCAGTCTCCTAAATACAAAGACTCAGAACAAACAGCTGGACGTTGCCTGTAGGTTTAAATGACTGGGACTTCTGAGCAATCTGTCAAACTAATGACACCTCTTGATGAGcgacagaggaaacagaagtcCAGATGTCTTTGACTGAGACTAAAGTCAATGCCAGAGGTTAACTTCTGTCCTGCTGTGGTTACCTGGGCTGTTTGGGAGTTTTGATTTGTAGTTCAGCTTCAGCTGCTGATAGCGCCACCACAGGGCTAAACACATTTACTGCACACGATCAGGCAATATTATACTAGTCTATTAGTGATATTATTTCCCACTGATACAGCTCTGCATTCTTCAGCGTGATACAGATAATTTCAGGGAAGAACTTGGTTCGATAGGATGTTTCCCATGGAGGCTGGTAGCTCGTAGCTTGTTGGAGTTGCTTCCTGCAGCAAATGGGATTTTGAAAACAGTAACAGGCAGGAAGTGGAAGAGAGGGGAAGGCAAAATGGTGTGAGACATTCAGCCAATGGCATCCTTAAAACCACAGTCTACGTCCAGTGAATCAGACAATGTGAGTACAGTGGCTGATGTCACCCTGAGCTGTGATGAGGGGTGGGCTACAAAGGGCTGCTGACCCAACTCTCTTATCTAATGCCACTACTCCATATTCTCTCAATGTTCAAACTTGAGGTTTTCAGGCCCAGCCGGTGCTCAAGTGACCTTATTTATGGATGTTTATCAAACTTTGCACAGCTCCCTCTGGAGACGTaaaatactttctttttttaaatgggcaGTAATACTGTCACACAAAGAGTTTCCCTTTAGTTTAGTCCCCACGATAAATCAAGCATTTCTGGCTGAGGTTATGACACAATGTTTAATACATTACAAAGCcgtcatttttttcttcctgattGGGGATCAGATCAGATTTTATTCTGACAAACTAAAAGCAAAACACTTTTAAGACTTAGTCGTAGTAATGTCTTAATATGAATCAGTTCAATAAGGTTTATTGAAAACAGGAATCCAGTGCATAGAAGCCATATTTTGAGACAGGATCATAAACAGGTCATCCCTTTTTTTtgctgaaaaagacaaatgtcatCTCAACTTACTTccccatgaaaaaaaaaaattgctccTGCCCCAGTGGAAGGAATCTACCCGGTCCTGAAAACCGTATGGTGATTGGGTGAGTCCCGGGTCCGCCTCCCCCCCAGACCCCTCAGGACTATATAACGCTTCACCAGAGCCTCTCAGGGGTTAGAGGAATGTGATTATTAAACAAACCCTTTGGGCCTCGAGCACCGGGACTCTTGACACATGCTTACATGCTGTCAAACACAAGCTGGCACCCATGTTTCTCGCCATGGTCGATATCTCAGAAAAGTACCTGGAAAGGTAAGATCGAGGCAgtggatgtgcgtgtgtgtgtgtgtgtgtgtgttagctctGCTACTCATGATGAAGAATTAGAAACAGGGTGAGGAAGGCATGAGTGCGTGGGGGCTGTTTGTCATCCCCCAGGAGTAGTTGCTCTGGAGCGGGAAGGAAACTATCTGACCTCTACGTGGATCTCATTTGACAGTCGCAGTGAGGGAACAGAATCCCCCGTGAGGCTGAAGGCACTCTGACTATTTTAGAGGAAGAAGCTTTAATTTCTAACTCGAGGCTGCCCCTTTTTCTTAATATACGCAGCCTGGATTTCAGGAATAGCGTTGCTCATGTGGTTTTTGCAGGAAGGTGAGGTTTGTCAGAAATAGAGCTCTTTTTTCAGCCCTTGATTGAGGGAGACTGTGAATGTGACTGTTATATTTATGGACAAAATTCAGGTCAATTCCCTTTTTCACTGTTCTTCTAGGAATATCACAGTCACTCGCTTGTCATTTTTAGATCTGCAGAGAAAGGCATGCCTCCCATTTCCTTATTGCGTTACGTCTCGTGGACACATCACATCTCGggactgtttttgtttacacACTCACAATTTGTCCCCACAGCCCTAATAGTGTTAACGCTATTTTTAGTTTTAGAGACACACTGTCACAACCCTTGACCCATTATACTCGCACAGGCaaagatgcacaaacacagtgttgtttgtgtgtttgtgtcctgtaGTGACTTCGGAGGCAAACAGCTCTCTGTAAATAGAAAGTGGAAgagggaatgaaaaaaaagctttaacaTTGCCGCTCTCACCGGCTGCATAGTTCAATTCCTGCTCTGTGCTCAATGCTGCAGCCCCAGATTTCACAGGTTTACAAAGGCTGAGCTCCTCCATTGTGGGATACAAATCCTCATGTAGAAAACAGAAACGTAGGCTGACACTCCTCATCGTTCCATTCTGTACCAAAGGTTGGGtcatcctgtctctctctgagaaaCGTGACTTACATGAATATGTGTTTATTCTTGACAACTTCACTGGTAGGCTGCCTTCATACAGTATATTAGTTACAGGTTAATCCTCTGGTCACAATACACGAGAGCTGCTTCAAGACAATATGCTGAAATGTTCCAGACCGGTTGTGTGGGATTATTCAAATGTTGGAGTCAGTTGCttgggacattttccagagcttttcctGCGAGTTGAATGTTTAGAGAATGTTTGattgagcccatgtgagaatagagcaggaaaatgtcccctgtgttgatgatgtttctaagaAAGCTGAAGACAAACAAAAGAATGTTAATACTACAAATGTATaagtcatgtcctgcctcctgcatgttcTACCCagacccccccgccccctcgcctgaatgtccCAGACATTTACCTGTTCATGTGAACGTGTCCCTGTGTATCGAGTCTACTATGGACTCATGACTGGCTTGAGCTCCATGTCTATGAAGTTCATTCTATTCTATGAAGGCGTCTTTGCAGCTCAAAATCCACTACAGATAAATATCTAATTGTTGGTAGCTTTTCGAAATGGATGATCCCGAACTTTTCAACTTCCACAACTACTTGTTTTGGTTGATTTTCTACTTGTCTTGTACCTTCATTATTTTGTATATTCTCACCATAATCGTAAATGACACCTTTTTGCCCACAATGATTATCAGGTTTAAATAAAGACATGCATTCAAACAAATGGGACAGTAGATCCATCTGCAGTATAGGCTGTCTGCAGCCTCCCCTCCTCATGTGCTCCCAGAGCCTTTCCCTGAGAGTGCGGCCTACTTTTCAGAACACCAGGAATATCCAGCAGGCTGCTATTAGCGCGCCTAATGTGAACCAAGCAAAGAGGGAATAGAGAGAACGGAAACCTGCGGATAATTGCGGCGCTAAAGACCTCGCGCTCCTTCACTTAAGCACATGAAGTATCCTCTCCCGTACAGACACAGGCAGacagtcaggtgtgtgtgtacgcgtTGCACCATGAGCTGCAAATGTGGCTGTGCTGTGTATGCTCGGCTCGCAGGGCACTGGCACGTACATACTCATTTGGTAATCTTACGCGGAGCATGTGTGAGTCTTTTAGTGGATTCTGTAAAGAACGGGGTTTATTCTTTGTGATAAATCAAATCAAGTGTGATGCAGAGCTAATCGCATTAGTGCAGGCGAGCTATTAGCAGCTGGAGAGGAAAAGTGGCAACTTTGAATATAGAGGTAGTTAAAGTGAGACTGTGAGGAGAGCCATTAGCACATAAAGAGCAGAGGTGCAAAGAACAGTAACAGTATCGCTAGTAGGTGGTGCATCTCTGAAAATAGACTCAAGCTCAAGACTGGTTCCATGTGGTATTAAGATACTGTAATATacatttgctgcttttcatgtGAAAAACAGCTGGGTTTGTTGGTGTaagtgtttcctctctgcacctGGGCTCGGTTTCCTCCTGCTGTAAATCTTGAGTTTCACCCAAAGTGGTTTTTACTCAACATGCTTTAAGTCATTCCCCTTCGTTTAGAGACGATAAGTTGGAGTTCAGTGGCTAAATCTCTGTGTCTGGAGGACACAGACGTGTCTGTAGTCTTCTGCATGACACAGCTGAAAGAAAGTAGAATGTGTCTTTGCCCAAAGTTGAGGGAGGAGTGTGCGTGTCCCTCCCTTAAGTTGGAGTTGATTGAGCTTAATTTATGTCCGTCTACCTGAAACCTCCCTGCTGCAGTTCGACATGCAACCTTCACACAGAGACTACAGAGGAAAGTGCTGCTGCAGTCAGAGTTGCCAGTGGTTTAAACATTGATGCTACTTGAACATGTTTTCAAGAGTAATGCCAAAGCTCCGTTTGAGTTTCTAAAAATAAGCCGGAGAAATAACACCTGGCGTGATGTGAGCTCAAGCTGTTTCCAGTCCCGACTCAAACCCTGAGGAGTGAAAGAATAacctgtgctgctgtttgtgtttgcagtatCCACTGACGCCCACACGGTGGCAGGATAGAAACACATTTTCCCCCTTGAAGTGGCCGTTCTTATGACATCATTCCCGCCGGGGCCTCGGCTTCAATAAAACCAGAATAAATATTATAGTGTCCTTTGTCAGGCCAACAGAAATATTTCCCAGCCCTTATAAAATACAGGCTCTTTCCTTCTTCACATGCGAGGGGCGAGGCGGACGCAGAGCCAACCGATGCACAGCTCGAGACCCTGATTGGCTTGAGTGCAGCCTAAAAATAGATGGATCTAATAAATCCAACTCTGGTGTTATGAGTTTATTTAACAGCAAGAGAGTTTGggtaataatgtccttcaggcTTCTGTGTGTGATGCTATTCCCAGGGATGGTTCCATGAAGCCGGGGACTAAACTCTTTTCCTGTTCAACACTGGCACTGATGTCATTTCAGTCAATGGAGGAGTAATATCTCCACCAGTGCTTTATAGTCCTTAGATTTCATCATGTCATTGTGTTGTCGTTTTTGGTCCTATATTTTCTTCAATCAAATCGAATATACTTTATTGTCCCATGGGGGAATTTTTCTCGGGTTCAAAGTGCCACTGCAGAACAGTTCATTATACAACAAACAACGAAAACAAAAAGAGTACACAAGGACATATCACGTTAGACCCAAAATAATAAAGCTGAATAAATGTGACTATATGTGAGAACAccaatgtctgagtcagttgctctggacattctccagatCTCCTCCTGCCAAAACCCCTGTTaaaatgttcagaaaatgtCCGAGTCCATtcgagaacacagcaggaaaatccATTAACAGCGAAGGTTCTTACATGTATAACTgagaaaaactcaaaacaaTACAGATATCTCCGGATGGGAAAGAGCTGCCACACAGACAGAAGATGCAGATGAGGGTTGACAACTTGAAAAGACGATGAGACTTTGGCGATGAGGTGTGATTTGCTGATCAAGTGCTTTCCAGAGCAGACTTTATACGTCAGGTCCTACTTCCTACCGTTTGCCGTGTGCATCGACTCGCCTGAATGTTTACTTTCCTGTTCTCATGAACACGTCGGACCTGGACAACGTCCTGCTGCGTTTCCTCGAAACTCTGAAAAAATGCCTGTACAGAATCTTTCGGACGTTTTCCAGAGTCTGGAAACGGTTTGAGGAATCCTTTCCAACAAGGCCTCTTGCGTTTCTCTGAGTGTGCAGCAGTCGAACCCAAACACACCCAAATTAATCCACCTACAAAGTCACACTCATCCGGATCTTAAAGGAGCTATTCACCTTTTCCAAACACAAACGTGGAACCATGTGCCCGGGCATGTTTCTACGTTTTCCTTTTCGAAGCAGGCGTTCgggggggaaaaacacacaagccaCAGCTGACTGTGTTCTCTGTTCAGTGCGGCCGCCGCTCTGTGAGTGTGCGTGCCTGAGACCACATCACATTTACACCTCTCCCGCTCTTCCCTTCATCCACATATGCACATGCAGAATGCAGCCTGGGAGTTTCCCAACACCTGTGATTGGCATCATAGCACCGGTGAAGTGGACACAAGTCGGTGCAGGTATCCGAACCAAAACCGAAACCCGTGTGGCTGTTCTTTCCTCCCCATCGGAGTGTCCTCATGCACAGTGTTTGTGCTAATCTGTCAGTGTGCTAATCAGTTGTCACACTCTCCCCCTCTTCATGCTTTAATGATAAGTGTCTATAAGTAGAAgctctgtttttcatttaatttgggGGGGTACATGCTCTCCTGGGGGCCGCGGGTTGCCGGTGGGACAGCTTGCAGCGATTAGGGCCAGTGTGCGCACGTCGCAGCGCTGCATTATTAGCGGGCCAGTCAATCCACAGTGGAAATCAAAAGCAGGGACTCAGGAAATGGGCGTTGAGTGAGGTCATATCCCAGTGAGGCAGCACGTGGTCCAGGTCGGGAAAAGCCAGGACAGGTACCGTGGGATTATGGGAACACGCAGTATCCTATCAGGCCGAGGATTGGTTCACTGCCTTGTCTGAGATTGAAGGTGGCGCACGTGCAGCagggggtctgtgtgtgtgtgtgtgtgtgtgtgagacgggTTGGAAAGGTGACACAGGTGAGGTGAGCGGTCAGGAGGATTTTCGGATGCTGGAGGGACGCGgcagaggagcgaggagaggtCACTGCGCCCTGTTGCCTCTGCCCCTGGGTCAGCTCCCTCTCAGCAACCCCTCCAGGCACATAGAGAGCGGCGTGATGAAACAGAGGAGTGTGCGTtgagtctctctcctccttccctgccACATTCGCTCAGTCCCTGCCGAGGAACCTGCCAGGGACGCATCTACGGGGAAAGGACTGTTAGAGATCGGTGATTGACAGATTGAGAGCCGCTGGCACAAAGCGAAGGAGAAGGAAGCTCAATATCAGCGAATTCGGGGAAAAGCTCCTGATCCGCCACAGCGACACACCTGAAGACTAAAATGTACAAACACAAGAGTTTGTTTTTGGCTTTTTCTGAAGTTTGTGGCTTCGATTCTTTGTGGATTGGATTTATCGTGTGGAAGAGTTTGAATTGAGTGATTCCCACATCTTGGATTGTTTCAGTTGTGGACTTTGGACTTGGAGACTCAACTCCTTCTTTCCCCTTCCCTCTTTTTGTCCACCTCTATCCATCATATCTTCTCATCCCTGATtccattttctccttctcctcattccaCCTCCTCCCAAACCGTCTCCTGCACTCGTAAATCGTCCGTCCTGTCCCCCTCTTTCCCAACTCCTCTTttccctcttccttctctttcttctcttccatcctctcctccactcaggGCCAAAGACATGAAGAATCGACTGGCTTTCCTGCGGAGGAGGAATGAATCTCCAGGAAGCAACCCAGCCAGCAAGCTAGACAAGTCTATGAGGTCAGTCAAGTAAGTGGCCACTTCCTGACTGCATGTGCCCTGTGGGCGGGTGTGACACGGCTTTTTCCGGGTCTTGCCACCATGACTGGTGAGGGACCTGGTGCTGCTGGGAGACAGACGTGTGGGCACTAGCAGAGATGGGTGTGTGCTtggaatgtgtgttttattaacaAAGTAAATTGGAAGATTTGTGAGGTGTgtcagagggagggaaagggaaTTGTTTAGatgttgttcttttatttaaaaatatcatgtttatgacattttttcttccctttttgcATTGGCTTATCAGGGAGATGTAATATCTCATATGTACTTTGATATATCTTATTAACTTGTATATTAAGTAAAATAACATTTGAAcctaaagaaaaacacaatatacGTCCTCCCTTGAAGTAAATGTCGAAATTATAGTTCTTAAATGAGGATTTcccttatttttcaaaatagaTTAATTCAAGAATCtgagagaaatacattttatttataaaaaaaatctgcttcaaCACATGAATGACAGTCAGCGAAAACAAGATGCCGAAGTGTAGCAGCAAAGGCAGCTTCAGTTTATTTGTGGGACTAGAAGTCTGTGTGTCAAACCAGGCCTCGGATGTGGATTGCAGTGAGTGGAAGATGAGCGCTGTTAAAGCagggcacagaggaggaggaggaggagaggcagcaggGGGCAGACGCACGccggtgggggtggggtggggggggaggaggtCTCTAAACCCAACGGCGCATCCCCATTGGCCGTGCGGACGCCCCTCCCCGCCCGCCTGCCGAGTGGCATTCAGTGGGAATATAAAAGCCTACCCCCACCACAGTGCAGGACCAGACAGACTCATGGCTCTCGAGGCTCAGGCCAGTCCCAAGGCGAGTGTGAGCCAccgagcagcacacacacactagggtGGAGGGCGGCAGCGTGCAGGAATAAACAAACTCCCAGGATTCCACTCGTCCACCCGGCATAGGCAAAGTTCTGCGGATGGGTCACACAATGAGAAACCTGGCTGAGATGGGCTTGTTAAAGAACCGCTCTGCTTTCATCTGCAGGCCCACCCCAGAGGAGGCACTGAAATGGGGGGACTCGCTCGACAAGCTGCTGGCGCACAAATGTAAGttacttttttttccccttccttctcccctcctcttacTCTGCCATCTTCctccacacttcacacacaggctccCAAAGTCTTCAACATGTTTGCCATATGGCTCAGTGCCTGCTCgaggtggtggggggagggTGACAATCCCAGGCACTGTGCTTATGCTGATGTATGGAGCCCATGTGtttcacagaggaaagaaaaaaaaaggagtgaggAGGGGGGTGAGGCGGTCAACGGGCATGTGTGCTGCTATTTTGGTTTTCCACAATTCATCTTCCTCAGCTCATGCCTCTCAGTCAGAGCCGATCAAAAGCCAGCGCTACATCTGTTCCTCGTCCGGCTCTGTTGAACCCCCTTTTAGTCGTCcaatcccccccctcctctccgcCTCTTACCTCACTCCCGCTTCCCCGGAATGAGGTAAGAGATGACCGCCCGGCGTTGGCTCAGCTTATCAGCGTGGGTGATTCATGGGAACGGAAAGGTGCAGACGGGAGCTGTGGGTGGACGCGGCTTCCTGCCTTTCTTTGCCCTGCATGCAGACGTCTTCCTCAAATCATTAACTGGACCGAAACTTAAAACCCACCAAAGTTCCAGAATTAGACtattccccctcctcctcctcctcctcctcctcctcccctttaCACCGAAACAGTCTCATCTTTGTTCATTTACAACTCATGCATAAAGAGATGCGTGCATGTCGGGCCAGCGGTGTGATGTTGTTTAAAAGGAGGTCAAAGACTTGGAAGATGTGGTGTTTCTTATGTCTCACTTTATTCCGACCACATGACTCGAGAGGCCGTCACGGAGCTATTCCGGGCGCTGCAACTCCGAGCAGAGTTTCAGCTGTGTGAGGTTGCCATGGCACTCCGAGTCAACTCCTCGtgtttatcctcctcctctcctctgctccgtcTCAGATGGCCTGGCGGCGTTCCGAGCTTTCCTGCGCACCGAGTTCAGCGAGGAGAATCTGGAATTCTGGCTGGCGTGCGAGGAGTACAAGAAGATCAAGTCGCAGTCCAAGATGGCCTCGAAGGCCAAGAAGATCTTTGCAGAATACATCGCCATCCAGTCGTGTAAAGAGGTGAGCGACAGGGGACCTGAAGTGGCTGCAGTTCTCTCAATGTTGTGTCTCGAAAGCGTAAAACTCATCGCTtgcttttcctttcctttcctctgcaGGTAAATCTGGATTCGTACACCCGGGATCACACCAAGGACAACCTGCAGAATGTGACGCGCTCCAGCTTTGACCTCGCGCAGAGGCGGATATACGGGCTGATGGAGAAGGACTCATACCCTCGCTTCATCCGCTCAGAACTCTACTTGGACTTAATCAACCAAAAAAAGTCCAGCTCCACTTCGACTTCGTCTTCGTCATAAGAGACCGGGAAAAAGACGAGAAAGCGATGATGATgacgagagaaaaaaaatggggcagacttgaagaaaaaaagcaacacacGGCGGGGCGGGTGGGATGTGAGGTTCtttgtttgcctttttatttttttttcaatttctctgtgtgtgtgtgtcatcctctccactattttatttgaatttttttgtgGTGTGACATGACGCGGCAAAGCTCTATGGCACTGCAAAGGAATGTAGTTTACACAGTtaccagatggatggatgaatgaatggatggactGATGAATGGATGTTAAccggaggaaaaaaacaatatagaaGCCCACACGCGAGGGCTGGAGCGAGAGCTGGATGCTCGTCTGATCACTGTTTGCTTTTTGTCAGTGTCTTGTGAGGGAACAAcgacatttgtgtgtgttcttgtggaGTTGTACTGGAGAAAAGGAGGGGtcactccaaaaaaaaaaagagaaaaccctGCAGACATAAAGACAGTCGGGTACTGTTCTGTcacttcctttcctttcattttctttttgaaaccccccctcctttcctcctccatgtcccaTGTGAAGCCACTTCTAAAGCTGTTGGTACGACGCGACATCCTTTTTTCTCCACGTTCTCATTTCCATCGGGGGCAAAACGACGAGACGATGTCTGAATGAAAACTAGTCATCTCTGCTAAACCCCCACGACCTCTCAACGCTTCTGTAAACCGCTTTCACTTCATCCAGAAAGACTGTGAGCGCTCAGCGGagacgggggcgggggggggcaaGGACTCGACGTGTATAAATAACGGACGGTGTGAAGAAACACAGACGTGTGTCACTCTCACattcaaagacatttaaaaaaaaaaaatcacactcttAAGCCAGAGAtggaaagtgaaagagaaaaccACGACGACTTGCTTCCTGTCTCCAAAGACTGTTTACAACAAGGATCGACGACTCAAGCAGAAAAAAGGATCGACCGTTCGGTGCAGCCAAGCAACATTTCCTTTACCATTGTAGCTCATGGTGGACAAACCGAGGAAGCGTTCTCAGGACATTGCCACGACAGGTTTCCggctcttgtttttttcttttctacacacacactcgctgttgtctgtttgttcatatttttttttttaaatgttttaagatTTCCGACCTGCACTCCCTAGTTCTGCTGAGCAACGCACACGTGAGGCTGCTCGTGTCACAGtgcgaggaaaaaaaaagaaatcactgcTCCACGTTGTACAGAGGTTTCGCCTATTTATTTAGATTAACAGGCTGGAtgcttcaacacacacacaccctcacctcCTCAAAGCACTCGGCTCAAAGCTCTCACTCCTCTTAACCACCAAACAGGTCCAATGCTGTCCTGAACTTTAAAGTGCAATATTTcgttttgttattatttttggtttgttcGTTGATCTCGatgatattttgactttttaacgGCGGAAGACGAACGGCTTGAGCTCTGTATTAACTTTATTTgttaagagaagaaaaacaaaaaaaaactttagcGCTATAAGGTTGACTTACAACGTAAACTTTCAAGAACCATTAAGTAGTTTAAGGAATTTTAAGCAAGTGATTCTAATTGTgtgtcgacccccccccccccccccggcagcagGCAGCCGGGGGACGTTATTGTTGTAAATATAATTCTTTAAGAAAACTATGtgataacacatttaaaaacaaacaaaaaacacgaAGCGGATCGGTCTCGGCTGGTGATGAACGTGGGACTCATCTGTATCTATGTAAATATGAGAGACTCAGAACTATAAGATGACgtgtattgtttaaaaaaagtgatAAAAGATACAGCGATAGGTGAGCGAGAGCAGGTCCAGTCTGCTCCTGTCCCTGGTCATACACTGCTTGTTAGGAGTTTTCTGAAAtgcatttttatcattttcactgtttacaatTCAAAATGCATCTCCCATGATAACAAGTGAAAAACAGTAGAGTACATTTGGTGTCATCGCTAATGATAAATAAACCAACCAACTGATGAAGTAAAGACACGCTTGCCTCTGAATCTTTCttctgccgtgtgtgtgtgtgtgtgtttgtttgtgtgtctgacatgTGCAGCAACAGACATgatgtgtgaagctgctcaaaGGAATCGTTCACATGAGCTGAATATGAAGCTGCAGCCACATGGTaaggttagcttagcatagcatagcatataGGAGTGTGGATAACGGAACCTTTAAACTCAAACCAGGACGTCATTTCAAAAATGTAGTTTGAACCCGGCCCGGCCTGTCGGGACATGTTGGGAACCAAACCCATGCTTTTGTGTTTCCCAACAGCTCGGCCCGGGtttaaacagacattttgaaatgatatcCAGGTTTGGGTCGGGTCATGACGTTGGCACTGCAGTGAGGGAATAGACATGAGCTTGAAGTGCTCAAAGGAATAGCTCAACATTGTGGGAactatgtgttgtgtgttattgCTTAAATATGAAGCTGTTGCCACATTGTGTGGTAAGCTTAGCAAAGCACATGGAGTGCGGCTAC
This genomic window contains:
- the rgs3a gene encoding regulator of G-protein signaling 3a isoform X8; the protein is MFLAMVDISEKYLERAKDMKNRLAFLRRRNESPGSNPASKLDKSMRPTPEEALKWGDSLDKLLAHKYGLAAFRAFLRTEFSEENLEFWLACEEYKKIKSQSKMASKAKKIFAEYIAIQSCKEVNLDSYTRDHTKDNLQNVTRSSFDLAQRRIYGLMEKDSYPRFIRSELYLDLINQKKSSSTSTSSSS
- the rgs3a gene encoding regulator of G-protein signaling 3a isoform X11, with product MFLAMVDISEKYLERPTPEEALKWGDSLDKLLAHKYGLAAFRAFLRTEFSEENLEFWLACEEYKKIKSQSKMASKAKKIFAEYIAIQSCKEVNLDSYTRDHTKDNLQNVTRSSFDLAQRRIYGLMEKDSYPRFIRSELYLDLINQKKSSSTSTSSSS
- the rgs3a gene encoding regulator of G-protein signaling 3a isoform X10, producing the protein MAKDMKNRLAFLRRRNESPGSNPASKLDKSMRPTPEEALKWGDSLDKLLAHKYGLAAFRAFLRTEFSEENLEFWLACEEYKKIKSQSKMASKAKKIFAEYIAIQSCKEVNLDSYTRDHTKDNLQNVTRSSFDLAQRRIYGLMEKDSYPRFIRSELYLDLINQKKSSSTSTSSSS
- the rgs3a gene encoding regulator of G-protein signaling 3a isoform X9, with amino-acid sequence MAKDMKNRLAFLRRRNESPGSNPASKLDKSMRSVKPTPEEALKWGDSLDKLLAHKYGLAAFRAFLRTEFSEENLEFWLACEEYKKIKSQSKMASKAKKIFAEYIAIQSCKEVNLDSYTRDHTKDNLQNVTRSSFDLAQRRIYGLMEKDSYPRFIRSELYLDLINQKKSSSTSTSSSS
- the rgs3a gene encoding regulator of G-protein signaling 3a isoform X7 — encoded protein: MFLAMVDISEKYLERAKDMKNRLAFLRRRNESPGSNPASKLDKSMRSVKPTPEEALKWGDSLDKLLAHKYGLAAFRAFLRTEFSEENLEFWLACEEYKKIKSQSKMASKAKKIFAEYIAIQSCKEVNLDSYTRDHTKDNLQNVTRSSFDLAQRRIYGLMEKDSYPRFIRSELYLDLINQKKSSSTSTSSSS